In Candidatus Methylomirabilis tolerans, a single window of DNA contains:
- the cysE gene encoding serine O-acetyltransferase → MFTILKRDIRAALERDPAARSALEVLVCYPGLHALYIHRVAHWFWNGNLKTFGRFISHIGRFLTGVEIHPGASLGPGLFIDHGLGVVIGETCEIGEDVTIYQGVTLGGTSLEKKKRHPTIGNGVVIGAGATILGAIKVGDNSRIGSGSVVVKEVPPNSLVVGVPGQVIYRDGKRVPRTIDLEMTDMPDPAEKAIRCVLERLQELEKEVETLKKGLSSSPAHYASSSRYHSPRNE, encoded by the coding sequence CGGGATCCAGCGGCTCGTAGCGCGCTGGAGGTCCTCGTGTGTTATCCCGGCCTGCATGCCCTGTACATCCACCGCGTTGCGCACTGGTTCTGGAACGGCAACCTGAAGACCTTCGGCCGCTTCATCTCACATATAGGCCGATTCCTGACCGGAGTTGAAATCCATCCTGGGGCGAGTCTCGGGCCTGGCCTCTTCATTGATCATGGCCTCGGAGTTGTCATCGGCGAGACCTGTGAGATCGGTGAAGATGTGACCATCTATCAGGGCGTGACGCTTGGCGGTACCAGCCTGGAGAAAAAGAAGCGACATCCGACGATCGGCAACGGTGTCGTGATCGGTGCGGGAGCTACAATCCTTGGAGCGATCAAGGTGGGGGATAACAGCCGTATCGGCTCAGGCTCCGTGGTGGTCAAGGAGGTTCCCCCCAACTCGCTCGTCGTGGGCGTGCCAGGGCAGGTCATCTATCGCGATGGCAAACGGGTCCCTCGGACAATCGATCTAGAAATGACTGATATGCCGGACCCTGCTGAAAAAGCAATCCGATGCGTCCTGGAACGTCTACAGGAGCTGGAAAAGGAAGTTGAAACCCTCAAAAAAGGCCTGTCGTCCTCCCCTGCTCACTATGCGTCTTCCTCAAGATACCATTCTCCGCGAAACGAGTAA